In one window of Helianthus annuus cultivar XRQ/B chromosome 17, HanXRQr2.0-SUNRISE, whole genome shotgun sequence DNA:
- the LOC110924737 gene encoding uncharacterized protein LOC110924737: MAWDWKSTPSSHEEVSELFQLLNDVHNLEWQGGVDNWKWKDTKDGLFKVSSAKRLMSNDTSGNCMSMVKWKGWTPLKCKILVWRALLNRIPTVVELIKRGVNILDTACSLCHSDLETALHLFTGCIFSHGVWFRIELWCRLNHTFIFDVTDLIRVPESTSMSKDNKHILRGIVYTFMWVLWIERNDRIFNDKKRSPIQIVENIKYTAYFLLRNRTRWKDIEWKTWCICPLG, from the coding sequence ATGGCTTGGGACTGGAAATCAACGCCTTCCTCTCATGAGGAGGTTTCGGAATTGTTCCAACTTCTTAATGATGTTCATAATCTAGAGTGGCAAGGTGGAGTTGATAATTGGAAATGGAAGGATACGAAGGATGGGCTGTTCAAGGTTTCTTCGGCTAAAAGATTGATGTCAAATGACACTTCGGGTAATTGCATGTCGATGGTTAAATGGAAGGGATGGACGCCACTCAAGTGCAAAATTTTGGTTTGGAGAGCTTTGCTTAATCGGATTCCTACCGTTGTAGAGCTTATCAAACGTGGAGTCAATATTCTCGATACCGCTTGTTCGTTGTGTCATAGTGACTTGGAGACAGCCTTGCACCTTTTCACAGGGTGTATTTTCTCCCACGGGGTCTGGTTTCGAATCGAACTGTGGTGCCGCTTGAATCATACCTTTATTTTTGATGTTACGGATCTTATTCGTGTGCCGGAATCGACGTCTATGTCCAAAGATAATAAGCACATCTTAAGGGGTATAGTCTACACTTTTATGTGGGTTTTGTGGATTGAGCGCAATGACCGGATTTTCAACGACAAGAAGCGGAGTCCTATTCAGATTGTGGAGAATATTAAATATACGGCTTATTTTTTGTTACGAAATAGGACTAGATGGAAAGATATAGAGTGGAAAACTTGGTGTATTTGCCCTTTGGGTTGA
- the LOC118488886 gene encoding uncharacterized mitochondrial protein AtMg01250-like — translation MGFPKRWCDWIKGMCLSSRAAVLVNGSPTFDFRCEKGLRQGDSLSPFLFLIVMEALSWILNKAKDIGVFKGINFSEDEPDLTHLLYADDALILGEWTCENIKSIARVLRIFYLCSGLRINLHKSNIYGVCTDDLEVDNMMEVLGCKRADFPFTYLGIKVGAKMTRIFNWEPVVDVIKGRLAV, via the coding sequence ATGGGTTTTCCCAAGAGGTGGTGCGACTGGATTAAAGGTATGTGTCTCTCCTCAAGAGCCGCGGTTTTGGTTAATGGTTCTCCTACTTTTGACTTCCGGTGCGAGAAGGGTCTTCGGCAAGGCGATTCACTGTCGCCATTTTTATTCTTGATAGTTATGGAAGCTCTTTCTTGGATCCTTAACAAAGCCAAGGATATTGGCGTTTTTAAAGGTATTAACTTTTCTGAAGACGAACCAGATTTGACTCATCTTTTGTATGCGGACGATGCTCTCATTTTGGGGGAATGGACGTGCGAGAATATTAAGAGCATTGCCCGGGTCCTTCGCATTTTCTATTTATGCTCGGGTCTCCGGATAAATCTCCATAAATCAAATATTTATGGTGTTTGTACGGATGACTTGGAGGTGGACAATATGATGGAAGTCTTAGGTTGTAAACGTGCAGATTTTCCCTTCACTTACCTTGGAATCAAAGTCGGGGCTAAGATGACGCGTATTTTTAATTGGGAGCCGGTTGTTGATGTCATCAAAGGGCGTTTAGCTGTTTAG
- the LOC110921292 gene encoding uncharacterized protein At4g26485 — MSSASEEGSSSDEDHEVEEVKKEIWKGHYSSAHKILLVGEGDFSFSLCLARSFGSARNIVATTVDTHQQLVKKYSNVAENVRELQDRGSVVLYGVDATAMSNHFFITTQRFHRIVYNFPHVGFRFPEANGCQIKLNKQLVKGFLKNAKMLLKKENGEIHVSHKVGEPYDSWNLDKKAEKIGLVLYERSPFFKKMYPGYAPKRAHGAAADEAFKLGESATYKFRLG; from the exons ATGTCGTCGGCATCCGAGGAGGGATCATCATCGGACGAGGATCATGAAGTAGAAGAAGTAAAGAAAGAAATATGGAAAGGCCACTACTCCTCCGCCCACAAAATCCTCCTCGTCGGCGAAGGCGACTTCTCCTTCTCTCTCTGCTTGGCCCGATCTTTCGGATCCGCTCGGAACATCGTCGCCACCACCGTCGACACCCacc AGCAACTGGTGAAGAAATACAGCAACGTTGCTGAGAATGTTAGGGAGCTTCAGGACAGAGGCTCTGTGGTTCTCTATGGTGTCGATGCTACTGCTATGAGTAACCACTTTTTCATCACCACGCAGCGCTTTCACcgaattgtttacaactttcctCATGTTGGCTTTCGCTTCCCGGAAGCTAACGGCTGCCAGATCAA ATTGAACAAGCAGTTAGTGAAAGGGTTTTTGAAAAATGCTAAAATGTTGCTGAAGAAGGAGAATGGTGAGATTCATGTGAGTCATAAGGTTGGTGAGCCGTACGACAGCTGGAATTTGGATAAAAAGGCTGAAAAGATTGGTTTGGTATTGTACGAGAGGAGCCCGTTTTTCAAGAAGATGTATCCGGGGTATGCGCCAAAGAGGGCTCATGGTGCAGCTGCTGATGAAGCTTTTAAGTTGGGAGAAAGTGCTACTTACAAGTTCAGGCTCGGTTAA
- the LOC110924736 gene encoding uncharacterized protein LOC110924736: protein MNPFNRGFIPPQSSADPNQSGNPTRPVAPVPTRPNPFGSGFLDYNQQSPGFMNLLNQPLSWDPNLYGWNPNQNTDGMGSSQAFGSAQAFGSPLHEPDVVPETQPEVPDTQPETQKGKGKAKRAHKKKVETNTRAKKNVIAWEPEEEYALTRAFIDVSEDPVISNNKSKTVFWNRIRELFFELMGRGEEYRLPDSISGKWTDINRKCTNFQTVYQRLYSGWKSGSSDEDITQEALVEYTEANGHFPYMKCWQILCHSPKWAIVSTPSGRSGNTQPSKRSKTNESGEPETPTSDARNTGLNEDIPDDEPVEELPRPPGRKSRAKKPESSSMSMGTDMSNAFSEINKRLQDIHELGNKRLEENREVTEIMRDRQWAHDFEFYSKPHDHLTGKALKMALAQKERIEKKYNL from the exons ATGAATCCATTCAACCGTGGCTTCATTCCTCCCCAATCTAGTGCGGACCCAAACCAAAGTGGTAATCCTACTCGCCCCGTGGCGCCGGTTCCCACTAGACCCAACCCTTTCGGCTCCGGTTTTCTCGATTACAATCAACAAAGTCCCGGGTTCATGAATCTTTTGAACCAACCGCTATCATGGGACCCTAATCTCTACGGGTGGAACCCAAATCAAAACACGGATGGGATGGGGTCGTCTCAAGCGTTTGGGTCGGCTCAAGCTTTCGGCTCCCCACTACACGAACCCGATGTTGttccggagacgcaacccgaggTACCGGATACGCAACCGGAGAcgcaaaaaggaaaaggaaaagcaaAACGGGCACATAAAAAGAAAGTGGAAACCAACACCCGAGCGAAAAAAAATGTGATAGCGTGGGAGCCCGAAGAGGAGTATGCGTTAACCCGCGCTTTCATCGATGTTTCGGAGGACCCGGTCatat CAAACAATAAAAGTAAAACCGTATTTTGGAACCGAATACGAGAACTCTTTTTCGAGCTCATGGGTAGAGGAGAGGAATACCGCCTACCGGACTCTATATCGGGGAAGTGGACCGATATAAACAGGAAatgcacaaactttcaaaccgtgTACCAACGCTTGTATTCCGGATGGAAAAGTGGAAGTAGCGATGAAGACATTACGCAAGAGGCATTGGTCGAGTATACGGAGGCTAATGGCCATTTCCCGTACATGAAGTGTTGGCAAATCCTTTGCCATAGCCCCAAATGGGCCATCGTATCTACTCCAAGTGGTCGTTCGGGAAATACACAGCCATCAAAGAGGTCCAAAACAAACGAGTCGGGTGAACCCGAAACGCCAACCTCCGACGCTCGAAACACCGGCTTGAACGAGGATATTCCGGATGACGAGCCGGTGGAGGAGCTACCAAGACCGCCCGGAAGAAAAAGCCGGGCGAAAAAACCCGAGTCGTCGTCGATGTCTATGGGAACGGATATGAGTAACGCATTTTCGGAGATAAACAAGCGACTTCAAGACATACATGAACTCGGTAACAAACGTTTGGAGGAGAACCGCGAAGTTACGGAGATTATGCGGGATCGACAATGGGCTCACGACTTTGAGTTCTACTCCAAACCGCATGACCACTTAACGGGAAAAGCTTTGAAAATGGCGTTGGCACAAAAGGAGcggattgaaaaaaaatataatctttga
- the LOC110920596 gene encoding oligopeptide transporter 5, with amino-acid sequence MDRSQTDSHKLSPQEDDLNDCPVEQVRLTVPTTDDPTLPCLTFRTWFLGIISCGVLAFLNQFFGYRQNALYVSSVIAQIVVLPVGKMMAASLPTKRFRILGWSFSLNPGPFNMKEHVLITILANAGASSVYAVGIITIVKAFYHTDIHPMAAMLLAQSTQLLGFGWAGIFRKFLVDSPYMWWPASLVQVSLFRALHEEEKRPKGGLSRVQFFTIVLICSFAYYVVPNYLFQSITALSFVCWIWKDSFKAQQIGSGLKGFGIGAFGLDWATVAGFLGSPLATPGFAMVNMLVGYVIIFYMVVPLSYWSNWYEARRFPMYSFKTYHADGTKYNVSKVLNQSTFSFNQEGYDEYGKVNLSILFVLAYGLSFATLAATVSHVILFYGSTIWEQTKASINTKFGDVHTRLMKKNYEPVPEWWFHCLLILVIGLALLTCEGFGRQLQLPYWGIMLAIALASVFTLPIGVIVATTNQGVGLNVITELIIGYLYPGRPLANVVFKTYGDNSMRQAIQFLSDFKLGHYMKIPPKSMFIVQLVGTIIASTVYFATSWWLLTTVEFICDPTNLPAGSPWTCPGDDVFYNASIIWGLVGPQRMFGNLGLYSKMNYFFLFGILAPVPFWFLSRKFPEWKWARLVNIPILITCPGPPAKAVNFNMWFTVGMFFNFVVYKRFKSWWARHNYILSAGLDAGVAFMAILCYLVLQNRNINGPEWWGLELDDHCSLPNCPSVPGIQVEGCPVIQ; translated from the exons ATGGATCGTTCACAAACTGATTCCCATAAACTCAGTCCACAAGAAG ATGATCTAAATGATTGTCCGGTCGAGCAAGTTCGATTAACCGTTCCAACAACCGACGATCCAACACTGCCTTGCTTGACTTTCCGGACATGGTTTTTAGGGATCATATCATGTGGTGTTCTTGCCTTCTTGAACCAGTTCTTTGGTTACAGGCAAAACGCGCTATACGTGTCTTCAGTCATAGCACAAATTGTCGTTCTTCCTGTTGGAAAAATGATGGCAGCAAGTCTACCCACGAAACGATTCAGAATTCTCGGGTGGTCATTTTCATTGAACCCTGGGCCTTTCAACATGAAGGAACATGTGCTTATTACCATATTAGCTAATGCTGGAGCGAGTTCGGTTTACGCAGTGGGGATTATCACTATTGTTAAAGCTTTCTACCACACTGACATTCACCCAATGGCAGCAATGTTGCTAGCACAAAGTACTCAG CTTCTTGGATTTGGATGGGCTGGTATTTTCCGAAAGTTTTTAGTTGATTCTCCGTACATGTGGTGGCCTGCTAGTCTCGTTCAAGTCTCCTTGTTCAG GGCATTACACGAGGAAGAGAAGAGGCCAAAGGGTGGTCTATCAAGGGTGCAGTTCTTCACAATTGTGCTTATATGTAGCTTTGCATACTATGTGGTTCCTAATTATCTATTTCAATCCATCACCGCGCTCTCGTTCGTATGCTGGATATGGAAGGATTCCTTCAAAGCTCAGCAAATCGGTTCAGGTCTTAAAGGCTTCGGTATAGGAGCTTTCGGTCTTGATTGGGCCACTGTTGCTGGTTTCCTCGGAAGCCCATTAGCCACCCCGGGATTCGCTATGGTGAATATGTTGGTCGGGTACGTGATAATCTTTTACATGGTGGTTCCCTTATCTTATTGGAGCAACTGGTATGAAGCTAGACGATTTCCCATGTATTCTTTCAAGACATATCATGCTGATGGGACAAAGTACAATGTTTCAAAGGTTTTGAACCAATCAACTTTTTCATTCAATCAAGAAGGATATGATGAATATGGAAAAGTTAACCTTAGCATATTGTTTGTACTAGCTTATGGTCTAAGCTTTGCAACATTGGCCGCCACCGTATCTCATGTGATTCTCTTCTATGGAAG CACAATATGGGAACAAACAAAGGCATCAATCAACACGAAATTCGGGGACGTACATACAAGGTTGATGAAGAAAAACTATGAGCCTGTTCCAGAATGGTGGTTTCATTGTCTTTTAATACTGGTGATCGGTCTTGCTTTGCTTACTTGTGAAGGATTTGGGAGGCAGTTGCAGCTTCCCTATTGGGGAATCATGTTAGCAATTGCTTTAGCTTCGGTCTTCACTTTGCCCATTGGTGTTATTGTTGCTACCACAAACCAG GGTGTGGGACTTAATGTTATTACAGAGTTGATCattgggtatttatacccaggcAGACCACTTGCCAATGTTGTGTTCAAAACCTATGGTGACAACAGCATGCGACAAGCCATACAGTTTCTAAGTGACTTTAAGCTAGGCCATTATATGAAAATCCCACCGAAGTCCATGTTCATTGTTCAG TTGGTAGGAACAATCATCGCATCGACAGTCTACTTCGCTACATCTTGGTGGCTCCTCACAACAGTCGAATTCATATGTGATCCTACCAATCTACCCGCCGGAAGCCCATGGACATGCCCCGGAGATGATGTTTTCTACAACGCCTCGATTATATGGGGACTGGTGGGACCTCAACGTATGTTTGGAAACCTCGGGCTATACTCGAAAATGAACTACTTCTTTCTTTTTGGAATTCTTGCACCAGTGCCATTTTGGTTTCTTTCGCGCAAGTTCCCTGAGTGGAAATGGGCAAGGCTCGTTAACATACCGATCCTTATAACCTGTCCCGGTCCACCTGCTAAGGCAGTGAACTTTAATATGTGGTTCACGGTGGGGATGTTCTTTAACTTTGTTGTTTACAAGAGGTTCAAGAGTTGGTGGGCACGACATAATTATATATTGTCGGCTGGTCTTGACGCTGGTGTTGCGTTCATGGCTATCCTTTGCTATTTGGTGTTACAAAATAGGAACATCAATGGACCAGAATGGTGGGGGTTAGAGCTAGATGACCACTGTTCATTGCCCAATTGTCCTTCGGTTCCTGGAATCCAGGTTGAAGGATGTCCTGTTATTCAATGA